A single region of the Salvia splendens isolate huo1 chromosome 18, SspV2, whole genome shotgun sequence genome encodes:
- the LOC121776162 gene encoding uncharacterized protein LOC121776162 isoform X3 encodes MRNGAYMYIGDSSGNVSILRLHKVTFSIEPMKYNIPLLVSYGKTNEIGSDIAAKHVLPQPTAESKRVLIIYSDGVITLWGIRESKAVSTNSGVSTMLQEAKKVTAACWACSGGTKVVVGYSNGDIMLWSVPCPVDSDAEQAASQITPTYKLNLGYKAEKIPITKLKWADADGKSSRLYVLGSSSDSSSTSLLQVVLLNEQTETRTVKLGLHPHEPVVDFELATSSDQNKHRRDSLLLLGRSSYVHTYDDSLIERYLAQSQSKSSPSLPKEVMVKLPYGDSSITVAQFVTSIPCMPSSADEDFSMLAKDSLPLFPFERSLKDGSNSTFTPFSKAKNLLITGHSSGAINFWDASCPLLLPVASITQQSDNDLSLSGIALTALHFNYESHLLVSGDQSGTVRIFTFKSEAFAPPSTFLSLGNSRKGSSNIIRRVKVVKVTGAILSIATTGNLKQLAVGSDQGYVYLIDPEGPVVLYEKHVASEFCTGNISMHFETCSFHGFEKDVIVVATKDSSIFTLEKDTGNTLSSDVVRPNTPSKALFTRVLDCSYRGSSVPDAIEVNSIRSDNSTPKQSFMLLCTEKSAYVFSLSHLVQGVKKVMYKKKFSSPCYSASTFGSPDVGLILLFTSGKIEIRSLPELSLVKQSSVRALTFSTFRPLSISDIVVSSSLDGELIIINGDQELLFVSTLLHEAYRFVDSASTVLKKELVNAQGLICSLPVKEKKKGIFASVIKDSKSAKARNGHEVETEDCRQSIEELSTIFSTSNFSMDVVSEERKVMNEEDEDLDIDDIEIDDAKEKPRGYPVIAGLNRQNITNRFQAIKGKLKNTKAKTEKVGVNEVEEEKTGAAIDQIKKKYGYASSDSGAANAAKTKLSENLKKLQGISLKTTEMQDTARSFSSMAKDLLRFAENDKK; translated from the exons ATGCGCAATGGAGCTTACAT GTACATAGGAGATTCGTCGGGAAATGTGTCCATCTTAAGGTTACACAAGGTGACATTCAGTATTGAACCTATGAAATACAATATACCTCTTTTGGTATCTTATGGCAAGACAAACGAGATTGGAAGTGATATCGCAGCAAAGCACGTTCTTCCTCAACCGACAGCTGAAAGTAAAAG GGTGCTTATTATCTATTCTGATGGTGTTATTACGTTGTGGGGAATACGAGAAAGCAAAGCCGTATCCACAAATTCTGGTGTTTCCACTATGCTTCAAGAAGCGAAGAAAGTAACAGCAGCATGTTGGGCTTGCTCTGGTGGAACTAAAGTTGTCGTTGGGTACAGCAACGGCGATATAATGCTCTGGAGTGTTCCATGCCCCGTAGATTCAGATGCCGAGCAAGCTGCAAGTCAGATTACTCCAACCTACAAGCTAAACCTTGGATATAAAGCAGAGAAAATTCCAATAACCAAGTTGAAATGGGCTGACGCGGATGGAAAATCAAGCCGACTTTATGTTCTTGGCAGCAGCTCCGACAGTAGCTCCACAAGTTTGTTACAG GTTGTTTTATTGAACGAACAAACTGAAACGCGCACTGTCAAACTAGGGCTCCATCCTCACGAGCCAGTGGTGGACTTTGAACTTGCCACGAGCTCTGATCAAAACAAGCATAGGCGTGATTCTCTTCTCTTGCTTGGGAGGTCGAGTTACGTCCATACCTACGATGACTCTTTAATCGAAAGGTACCTTGCGCAGAGCCAAAGCAAATCATCTCCTTCGCTTCCAAAGGAGGTGATGGTCAAGCTTCCGTATGGTGATTCAAGCATCACGGTAGCTCAATTCGTGACGAGCATCCCCTGCATGCCTTCTTCTGCAGACGAG GACTTTAGCATGCTGGCAAAAGACAGCTTGCCACTTTTTCCTTTTGAAAGAAGCTTAAAGGATGGAAGCAACTCGACTTTCACTCCATTTTCGAAGGCTAAGAACCTGCTCATTACAGGACATAGCTCTGGGGCAATCAACTTCTGGGATGCTTCTTGTCCACTTTTGCTTCCGGTAGCTTCAATCACCCAACAG AGTGATAATGACTTGTCTTTAAGTGGCATTGCACTGACGGCGTTGCATTTCAACTATGAATCACATCTTCTCGTGTCGGGAGATCAAAGTGGAACT GTCCGGATTTTCACGTTTAAATCAGAGGCGTTCGCCCCTCCAAGCACGTTTCTGTCCTTAG GTAATTCGAGGAAAGGAAGCAGCAATATCATTCGTCGTGTCAAAGTTGTGAAGGTAACTGGTGCAATTCTGTCTATCGCGACAACCGGGAATCTAAAACAGCTTGCTGTTGGATCTGATCAAGGATAT GTGTATTTGATCGATCCAGAGGGTCCCGTTGTGTTGTATGAGAAACACGTTGCAAGCGAATTCTGCACTGGGAATATCTCGATGCATTTTGAAACTTGCAGCTTCCATGGCTTTGAGAAAGATGTTATAGTCGTGGCAACGAAAGATTCGTCTATTTTTACACTCGAGAAGGATACAGGAAACACACTAAGCTCTGATGTGGTCCGGCCTAATACACCGTCAAAAGCTCTATTTACACGGGTTCTGG ATTGCTCTTACAGAGGATCTAGCGTGCCTGATGCTATAGAAGTCAACAGCATTCGTTCTGACAACTCAACTCCAAAGCAATCGTTTATGTTGCTATGCACTGAGAAATCAGCGTATGTGTTTTCCTTGTCGCATTTGGTCCAG GGTGTCAAGAAAGTGATGTACAAAAAGAAATTCAGTTCCCCTTGTTACTCAGCATCAACTTTTGGCTCTCCGGATGTCGGGCTAATACTTCTTTTCACTAGTGGAAAGATCGAGATTAG ATCCCTGCCAGAATTGTCTCTTGTGAAACAAAGTTCAGTAAGAGCACTCACATTTTCGACTTTTAGACCCCTCTCGATTTCTGACATTGTAGTGTCGTCGTCCCTTGATGGCGAACTCATCATC ATCAACGGTGATCAGGAGTTACTTTTCGTCTCAACTTTGCTCCACGAGGCTTACAGATTTGTGGACTCGGCTTCCACAGTTCTAAAGAAAGAACTTGTGAATGCTCAGGGGCTCATCTGTTCACTGCCcgtgaaagaaaagaaaaaaggaataTTTGCCTCTGTGATCAAAGACAGCAAGAGTGCAAAAGCAAGGAACGGTCATGAGGTGGAAACCGAAGATTGCAGACAAAGTATCGAAGAACTATCGACCATATTTTCGACATCCAACTTCTCAATGGATGTTGTAAGTGAGGAGAGGAAAGTTATGAATGAGGAAGATGAGGACTTGGATATAG ATGACATTGAGATCGATGACGCGAAAGAGAAGCCAAGAGGGTATCCAGTGATAGCAGGGTTGAATAGACAAAATATTACAAACAGATTTCAAGCAATTAAAG GCAAGTTGAAAAATACAAAGGCGAAGACCGAAAAAGTGGGTGTAAATGAAGTGGAGGAGGAGAAAACTGGTGCTGCTATTgatcaaatcaagaagaaaTATGGCTATGCTTCATCT GACTCGGGGGCAGCAAACGCAGCGAAGACGAAGCTGAGTGAGAACTTGAAGAAGTTGCAG GGAATAAGCTTGAAAACAACAGAGATGCAGGATACAGCACGCTCGTTTTCTTCTATGGCCAAAGATTTGTTGCGCTTTGCTGAAAATGATAAGAAGTGA
- the LOC121777575 gene encoding heterogeneous nuclear ribonucleoprotein F-like isoform X2, whose amino-acid sequence MQADLALRRDRQNMGRRYVEVFRCKKQDYYHAIASEVKEGSHGSVGRRGSPPPARRKRSPVKERMEYTEILKMRGLPYSVRKSEISKFFEDTVSVEEEKIHIPCRSDGKATGEAYVELGSVEEARKAMCKDKMMIGSRYVELFPSTPEELRRAASRSR is encoded by the coding sequence ATGCAGGCTGATCTCGCTCTCCGGAGGGACAGGCAGAACATGGGGAGACGATACGTGGAGGTGTTTAGGTGCAAGAAGCAGGACTATTACCACGCGATAGCATCTGAGGTGAAAGAAGGATCTCATGGTAGTGTCGGGCGTCGAGGGTCGCCACCGCCTGCGCGGCGAAAGAGGTCTCCGGTAAAGGAGAGGATGGAGTATACAGAGATCTTGAAGATGCGCGGCCTGCCTTACTCGGTGAGGAAGTCGGAGATCTCGAAATTCTTCGAAGACACCGTGAGTGTGGAGGAGGAGAAGATTCACATCCCGTGCCGGTCCGATGGGAAAGCGACGGGGGAGGCGTACGTGGAGCTTGGTTCGGTGGAAGAGGCGAGGAAAGCCATGTGTAAGGACAAGATGATGATTGGATCAAGATATGTGGAGTTGTTTCCTTCAACACCTGAAGAATTGAGGCGAGCTGCATCAAGATCTCGTTAG
- the LOC121776162 gene encoding uncharacterized protein LOC121776162 isoform X1 produces MSVFVKKLVEKASMKKHSGFSDSLRPDDVDPRLVFHYGIPSGAVLVAHDSIQQILAISTKDGQIKLFGKDGAQALLESSETIPSKFLLFIENQGILLNVNVNNQIEVWDLDNKCLSSVHQFGKEITSFTAMRNGAYMYIGDSSGNVSILRLHKVTFSIEPMKYNIPLLVSYGKTNEIGSDIAAKHVLPQPTAESKRVLIIYSDGVITLWGIRESKAVSTNSGVSTMLQEAKKVTAACWACSGGTKVVVGYSNGDIMLWSVPCPVDSDAEQAASQITPTYKLNLGYKAEKIPITKLKWADADGKSSRLYVLGSSSDSSSTSLLQVVLLNEQTETRTVKLGLHPHEPVVDFELATSSDQNKHRRDSLLLLGRSSYVHTYDDSLIERYLAQSQSKSSPSLPKEVMVKLPYGDSSITVAQFVTSIPCMPSSADEDFSMLAKDSLPLFPFERSLKDGSNSTFTPFSKAKNLLITGHSSGAINFWDASCPLLLPVASITQQSDNDLSLSGIALTALHFNYESHLLVSGDQSGTVRIFTFKSEAFAPPSTFLSLGNSRKGSSNIIRRVKVVKVTGAILSIATTGNLKQLAVGSDQGYVYLIDPEGPVVLYEKHVASEFCTGNISMHFETCSFHGFEKDVIVVATKDSSIFTLEKDTGNTLSSDVVRPNTPSKALFTRVLDCSYRGSSVPDAIEVNSIRSDNSTPKQSFMLLCTEKSAYVFSLSHLVQGVKKVMYKKKFSSPCYSASTFGSPDVGLILLFTSGKIEIRSLPELSLVKQSSVRALTFSTFRPLSISDIVVSSSLDGELIIINGDQELLFVSTLLHEAYRFVDSASTVLKKELVNAQGLICSLPVKEKKKGIFASVIKDSKSAKARNGHEVETEDCRQSIEELSTIFSTSNFSMDVVSEERKVMNEEDEDLDIDDIEIDDAKEKPRGYPVIAGLNRQNITNRFQAIKGKLKNTKAKTEKVGVNEVEEEKTGAAIDQIKKKYGYASSDSGAANAAKTKLSENLKKLQGISLKTTEMQDTARSFSSMAKDLLRFAENDKK; encoded by the exons ATGTCTGTTTTCGTGAAGAAACTCGTTGAAAAGGCTTCTATGAAGAAG CATTCGGGGTTTTCAGACAGTTTGAGACCCGACGATGTGGATCCTCGTTTGGTTTTTCACTACGGGATTCCATCAGGTGCTGTGCTCGTGGCTCACGACTCTATTCAACAAATTCTTGCTATTTCAACTAA AGATGGACAAATAAAATTGTTCGGTAAAGATGGCGCACAAGCTCTACTAGAATCTTCAGAAACGATACCAAGTAAATTTTTGCTG TTTATCGAGAACCAGGGTATTCTTTTAAACGTAAATGTCAACAACCAAATTGAG GTCTGGGATCTCGATAACAAGTGTTTGTCTTCCGTCCATCAATTTGGGAAGGAGATCACCTCATTCACGGCCATGCGCAATGGAGCTTACAT GTACATAGGAGATTCGTCGGGAAATGTGTCCATCTTAAGGTTACACAAGGTGACATTCAGTATTGAACCTATGAAATACAATATACCTCTTTTGGTATCTTATGGCAAGACAAACGAGATTGGAAGTGATATCGCAGCAAAGCACGTTCTTCCTCAACCGACAGCTGAAAGTAAAAG GGTGCTTATTATCTATTCTGATGGTGTTATTACGTTGTGGGGAATACGAGAAAGCAAAGCCGTATCCACAAATTCTGGTGTTTCCACTATGCTTCAAGAAGCGAAGAAAGTAACAGCAGCATGTTGGGCTTGCTCTGGTGGAACTAAAGTTGTCGTTGGGTACAGCAACGGCGATATAATGCTCTGGAGTGTTCCATGCCCCGTAGATTCAGATGCCGAGCAAGCTGCAAGTCAGATTACTCCAACCTACAAGCTAAACCTTGGATATAAAGCAGAGAAAATTCCAATAACCAAGTTGAAATGGGCTGACGCGGATGGAAAATCAAGCCGACTTTATGTTCTTGGCAGCAGCTCCGACAGTAGCTCCACAAGTTTGTTACAG GTTGTTTTATTGAACGAACAAACTGAAACGCGCACTGTCAAACTAGGGCTCCATCCTCACGAGCCAGTGGTGGACTTTGAACTTGCCACGAGCTCTGATCAAAACAAGCATAGGCGTGATTCTCTTCTCTTGCTTGGGAGGTCGAGTTACGTCCATACCTACGATGACTCTTTAATCGAAAGGTACCTTGCGCAGAGCCAAAGCAAATCATCTCCTTCGCTTCCAAAGGAGGTGATGGTCAAGCTTCCGTATGGTGATTCAAGCATCACGGTAGCTCAATTCGTGACGAGCATCCCCTGCATGCCTTCTTCTGCAGACGAG GACTTTAGCATGCTGGCAAAAGACAGCTTGCCACTTTTTCCTTTTGAAAGAAGCTTAAAGGATGGAAGCAACTCGACTTTCACTCCATTTTCGAAGGCTAAGAACCTGCTCATTACAGGACATAGCTCTGGGGCAATCAACTTCTGGGATGCTTCTTGTCCACTTTTGCTTCCGGTAGCTTCAATCACCCAACAG AGTGATAATGACTTGTCTTTAAGTGGCATTGCACTGACGGCGTTGCATTTCAACTATGAATCACATCTTCTCGTGTCGGGAGATCAAAGTGGAACT GTCCGGATTTTCACGTTTAAATCAGAGGCGTTCGCCCCTCCAAGCACGTTTCTGTCCTTAG GTAATTCGAGGAAAGGAAGCAGCAATATCATTCGTCGTGTCAAAGTTGTGAAGGTAACTGGTGCAATTCTGTCTATCGCGACAACCGGGAATCTAAAACAGCTTGCTGTTGGATCTGATCAAGGATAT GTGTATTTGATCGATCCAGAGGGTCCCGTTGTGTTGTATGAGAAACACGTTGCAAGCGAATTCTGCACTGGGAATATCTCGATGCATTTTGAAACTTGCAGCTTCCATGGCTTTGAGAAAGATGTTATAGTCGTGGCAACGAAAGATTCGTCTATTTTTACACTCGAGAAGGATACAGGAAACACACTAAGCTCTGATGTGGTCCGGCCTAATACACCGTCAAAAGCTCTATTTACACGGGTTCTGG ATTGCTCTTACAGAGGATCTAGCGTGCCTGATGCTATAGAAGTCAACAGCATTCGTTCTGACAACTCAACTCCAAAGCAATCGTTTATGTTGCTATGCACTGAGAAATCAGCGTATGTGTTTTCCTTGTCGCATTTGGTCCAG GGTGTCAAGAAAGTGATGTACAAAAAGAAATTCAGTTCCCCTTGTTACTCAGCATCAACTTTTGGCTCTCCGGATGTCGGGCTAATACTTCTTTTCACTAGTGGAAAGATCGAGATTAG ATCCCTGCCAGAATTGTCTCTTGTGAAACAAAGTTCAGTAAGAGCACTCACATTTTCGACTTTTAGACCCCTCTCGATTTCTGACATTGTAGTGTCGTCGTCCCTTGATGGCGAACTCATCATC ATCAACGGTGATCAGGAGTTACTTTTCGTCTCAACTTTGCTCCACGAGGCTTACAGATTTGTGGACTCGGCTTCCACAGTTCTAAAGAAAGAACTTGTGAATGCTCAGGGGCTCATCTGTTCACTGCCcgtgaaagaaaagaaaaaaggaataTTTGCCTCTGTGATCAAAGACAGCAAGAGTGCAAAAGCAAGGAACGGTCATGAGGTGGAAACCGAAGATTGCAGACAAAGTATCGAAGAACTATCGACCATATTTTCGACATCCAACTTCTCAATGGATGTTGTAAGTGAGGAGAGGAAAGTTATGAATGAGGAAGATGAGGACTTGGATATAG ATGACATTGAGATCGATGACGCGAAAGAGAAGCCAAGAGGGTATCCAGTGATAGCAGGGTTGAATAGACAAAATATTACAAACAGATTTCAAGCAATTAAAG GCAAGTTGAAAAATACAAAGGCGAAGACCGAAAAAGTGGGTGTAAATGAAGTGGAGGAGGAGAAAACTGGTGCTGCTATTgatcaaatcaagaagaaaTATGGCTATGCTTCATCT GACTCGGGGGCAGCAAACGCAGCGAAGACGAAGCTGAGTGAGAACTTGAAGAAGTTGCAG GGAATAAGCTTGAAAACAACAGAGATGCAGGATACAGCACGCTCGTTTTCTTCTATGGCCAAAGATTTGTTGCGCTTTGCTGAAAATGATAAGAAGTGA
- the LOC121776162 gene encoding uncharacterized protein LOC121776162 isoform X2, with amino-acid sequence MWILVWFFTTGFHQVLCSWLTTLFNKFLLFQLNETLLRPLRDGQIKLFGKDGAQALLESSETIPSKFLLFIENQGILLNVNVNNQIEVWDLDNKCLSSVHQFGKEITSFTAMRNGAYMYIGDSSGNVSILRLHKVTFSIEPMKYNIPLLVSYGKTNEIGSDIAAKHVLPQPTAESKRVLIIYSDGVITLWGIRESKAVSTNSGVSTMLQEAKKVTAACWACSGGTKVVVGYSNGDIMLWSVPCPVDSDAEQAASQITPTYKLNLGYKAEKIPITKLKWADADGKSSRLYVLGSSSDSSSTSLLQVVLLNEQTETRTVKLGLHPHEPVVDFELATSSDQNKHRRDSLLLLGRSSYVHTYDDSLIERYLAQSQSKSSPSLPKEVMVKLPYGDSSITVAQFVTSIPCMPSSADEDFSMLAKDSLPLFPFERSLKDGSNSTFTPFSKAKNLLITGHSSGAINFWDASCPLLLPVASITQQSDNDLSLSGIALTALHFNYESHLLVSGDQSGTVRIFTFKSEAFAPPSTFLSLGNSRKGSSNIIRRVKVVKVTGAILSIATTGNLKQLAVGSDQGYVYLIDPEGPVVLYEKHVASEFCTGNISMHFETCSFHGFEKDVIVVATKDSSIFTLEKDTGNTLSSDVVRPNTPSKALFTRVLDCSYRGSSVPDAIEVNSIRSDNSTPKQSFMLLCTEKSAYVFSLSHLVQGVKKVMYKKKFSSPCYSASTFGSPDVGLILLFTSGKIEIRSLPELSLVKQSSVRALTFSTFRPLSISDIVVSSSLDGELIIINGDQELLFVSTLLHEAYRFVDSASTVLKKELVNAQGLICSLPVKEKKKGIFASVIKDSKSAKARNGHEVETEDCRQSIEELSTIFSTSNFSMDVVSEERKVMNEEDEDLDIDDIEIDDAKEKPRGYPVIAGLNRQNITNRFQAIKGKLKNTKAKTEKVGVNEVEEEKTGAAIDQIKKKYGYASSDSGAANAAKTKLSENLKKLQGISLKTTEMQDTARSFSSMAKDLLRFAENDKK; translated from the exons ATGTGGATCCTCGTTTGGTTTTTCACTACGGGATTCCATCAGGTGCTGTGCTCGTGGCTCACGACTCTATTCAACAAATTCTTGCTATTTCAACTAA ATGAAACTCTTTTGCGCCCCCTCAGAGATGGACAAATAAAATTGTTCGGTAAAGATGGCGCACAAGCTCTACTAGAATCTTCAGAAACGATACCAAGTAAATTTTTGCTG TTTATCGAGAACCAGGGTATTCTTTTAAACGTAAATGTCAACAACCAAATTGAG GTCTGGGATCTCGATAACAAGTGTTTGTCTTCCGTCCATCAATTTGGGAAGGAGATCACCTCATTCACGGCCATGCGCAATGGAGCTTACAT GTACATAGGAGATTCGTCGGGAAATGTGTCCATCTTAAGGTTACACAAGGTGACATTCAGTATTGAACCTATGAAATACAATATACCTCTTTTGGTATCTTATGGCAAGACAAACGAGATTGGAAGTGATATCGCAGCAAAGCACGTTCTTCCTCAACCGACAGCTGAAAGTAAAAG GGTGCTTATTATCTATTCTGATGGTGTTATTACGTTGTGGGGAATACGAGAAAGCAAAGCCGTATCCACAAATTCTGGTGTTTCCACTATGCTTCAAGAAGCGAAGAAAGTAACAGCAGCATGTTGGGCTTGCTCTGGTGGAACTAAAGTTGTCGTTGGGTACAGCAACGGCGATATAATGCTCTGGAGTGTTCCATGCCCCGTAGATTCAGATGCCGAGCAAGCTGCAAGTCAGATTACTCCAACCTACAAGCTAAACCTTGGATATAAAGCAGAGAAAATTCCAATAACCAAGTTGAAATGGGCTGACGCGGATGGAAAATCAAGCCGACTTTATGTTCTTGGCAGCAGCTCCGACAGTAGCTCCACAAGTTTGTTACAG GTTGTTTTATTGAACGAACAAACTGAAACGCGCACTGTCAAACTAGGGCTCCATCCTCACGAGCCAGTGGTGGACTTTGAACTTGCCACGAGCTCTGATCAAAACAAGCATAGGCGTGATTCTCTTCTCTTGCTTGGGAGGTCGAGTTACGTCCATACCTACGATGACTCTTTAATCGAAAGGTACCTTGCGCAGAGCCAAAGCAAATCATCTCCTTCGCTTCCAAAGGAGGTGATGGTCAAGCTTCCGTATGGTGATTCAAGCATCACGGTAGCTCAATTCGTGACGAGCATCCCCTGCATGCCTTCTTCTGCAGACGAG GACTTTAGCATGCTGGCAAAAGACAGCTTGCCACTTTTTCCTTTTGAAAGAAGCTTAAAGGATGGAAGCAACTCGACTTTCACTCCATTTTCGAAGGCTAAGAACCTGCTCATTACAGGACATAGCTCTGGGGCAATCAACTTCTGGGATGCTTCTTGTCCACTTTTGCTTCCGGTAGCTTCAATCACCCAACAG AGTGATAATGACTTGTCTTTAAGTGGCATTGCACTGACGGCGTTGCATTTCAACTATGAATCACATCTTCTCGTGTCGGGAGATCAAAGTGGAACT GTCCGGATTTTCACGTTTAAATCAGAGGCGTTCGCCCCTCCAAGCACGTTTCTGTCCTTAG GTAATTCGAGGAAAGGAAGCAGCAATATCATTCGTCGTGTCAAAGTTGTGAAGGTAACTGGTGCAATTCTGTCTATCGCGACAACCGGGAATCTAAAACAGCTTGCTGTTGGATCTGATCAAGGATAT GTGTATTTGATCGATCCAGAGGGTCCCGTTGTGTTGTATGAGAAACACGTTGCAAGCGAATTCTGCACTGGGAATATCTCGATGCATTTTGAAACTTGCAGCTTCCATGGCTTTGAGAAAGATGTTATAGTCGTGGCAACGAAAGATTCGTCTATTTTTACACTCGAGAAGGATACAGGAAACACACTAAGCTCTGATGTGGTCCGGCCTAATACACCGTCAAAAGCTCTATTTACACGGGTTCTGG ATTGCTCTTACAGAGGATCTAGCGTGCCTGATGCTATAGAAGTCAACAGCATTCGTTCTGACAACTCAACTCCAAAGCAATCGTTTATGTTGCTATGCACTGAGAAATCAGCGTATGTGTTTTCCTTGTCGCATTTGGTCCAG GGTGTCAAGAAAGTGATGTACAAAAAGAAATTCAGTTCCCCTTGTTACTCAGCATCAACTTTTGGCTCTCCGGATGTCGGGCTAATACTTCTTTTCACTAGTGGAAAGATCGAGATTAG ATCCCTGCCAGAATTGTCTCTTGTGAAACAAAGTTCAGTAAGAGCACTCACATTTTCGACTTTTAGACCCCTCTCGATTTCTGACATTGTAGTGTCGTCGTCCCTTGATGGCGAACTCATCATC ATCAACGGTGATCAGGAGTTACTTTTCGTCTCAACTTTGCTCCACGAGGCTTACAGATTTGTGGACTCGGCTTCCACAGTTCTAAAGAAAGAACTTGTGAATGCTCAGGGGCTCATCTGTTCACTGCCcgtgaaagaaaagaaaaaaggaataTTTGCCTCTGTGATCAAAGACAGCAAGAGTGCAAAAGCAAGGAACGGTCATGAGGTGGAAACCGAAGATTGCAGACAAAGTATCGAAGAACTATCGACCATATTTTCGACATCCAACTTCTCAATGGATGTTGTAAGTGAGGAGAGGAAAGTTATGAATGAGGAAGATGAGGACTTGGATATAG ATGACATTGAGATCGATGACGCGAAAGAGAAGCCAAGAGGGTATCCAGTGATAGCAGGGTTGAATAGACAAAATATTACAAACAGATTTCAAGCAATTAAAG GCAAGTTGAAAAATACAAAGGCGAAGACCGAAAAAGTGGGTGTAAATGAAGTGGAGGAGGAGAAAACTGGTGCTGCTATTgatcaaatcaagaagaaaTATGGCTATGCTTCATCT GACTCGGGGGCAGCAAACGCAGCGAAGACGAAGCTGAGTGAGAACTTGAAGAAGTTGCAG GGAATAAGCTTGAAAACAACAGAGATGCAGGATACAGCACGCTCGTTTTCTTCTATGGCCAAAGATTTGTTGCGCTTTGCTGAAAATGATAAGAAGTGA
- the LOC121777575 gene encoding heterogeneous nuclear ribonucleoprotein F-like isoform X1, which translates to MYGHRGALFGSGGVSDGYEIGSKRPRMMESSPYFAVRSSTSSGAYPAQGYDSRYSFPVVRLRGLPFNCTDADIFKFFAGLDIVDVFLVNKDGRFSGEAFVLFAGPMQADLALRRDRQNMGRRYVEVFRCKKQDYYHAIASEVKEGSHGSVGRRGSPPPARRKRSPVKERMEYTEILKMRGLPYSVRKSEISKFFEDTVSVEEEKIHIPCRSDGKATGEAYVELGSVEEARKAMCKDKMMIGSRYVELFPSTPEELRRAASRSR; encoded by the exons ATGTACGGCCACAGGGG GGCATTGTTTGGGAGCGGGGGGGTGTCGGACGGGTACGAGATCGGCTCAAAGAGACCAAGAATGATGGAATCGAGTCCCTACTTCGCAGTGAGGAGCAGCACCAGTTCAGGCGCTTACCCGGCACAAGGCTACGACAGCAGATACTCCTTTCCCGTGGTTCGTCTGAGAGGCCTCCCATTCAACTGCACCGATGCCGACATCTTCAAGTTCTTCGCGGGGCTCGACATCGTGGACGTCTTCTTGGTGAACAAGGACGGGAGATTCTCCGGAGAGGCGTTTGTTCTCTTTGCAGGGCCTATGCAGGCTGATCTCGCTCTCCGGAGGGACAGGCAGAACATGGGGAGACGATACGTGGAGGTGTTTAGGTGCAAGAAGCAGGACTATTACCACGCGATAGCATCTGAGGTGAAAGAAGGATCTCATGGTAGTGTCGGGCGTCGAGGGTCGCCACCGCCTGCGCGGCGAAAGAGGTCTCCGGTAAAGGAGAGGATGGAGTATACAGAGATCTTGAAGATGCGCGGCCTGCCTTACTCGGTGAGGAAGTCGGAGATCTCGAAATTCTTCGAAGACACCGTGAGTGTGGAGGAGGAGAAGATTCACATCCCGTGCCGGTCCGATGGGAAAGCGACGGGGGAGGCGTACGTGGAGCTTGGTTCGGTGGAAGAGGCGAGGAAAGCCATGTGTAAGGACAAGATGATGATTGGATCAAGATATGTGGAGTTGTTTCCTTCAACACCTGAAGAATTGAGGCGAGCTGCATCAAGATCTCGTTAG